TTTTGCAGCTCGCTCTCTCCCACAACCTCTCTCAAATCTCTTCTCTATATTtccttttcaaaatatttccttCCCTTTTGAGCGTCGTCCTCACATTTTTCTCCTACTAACAAAACAGCCTCGATTTGCCGCCGCACACGCGCGCCCACACGACAAAGTCGGACATGATACTCTCTTCCGTCGACAACATAACAAACAAACACGTCCGCTTGTTGCGGATGTCACTAAAACGCACAGTGCACGAGGCAAAATCCAATCGGACGTGCCtacaaaaaacaaaacacGAAATGTCagcgtaattatatatttaatttcaattgatTAACgcatcaaaaaaaaaaaaaaaggttaaaaaCGAGATTTGATCGCAAAGATTTTGATATCGATCGCGAAATGATTCTTTCGCGAATGAAGCATGAGATGGATACTGTGTATTCAAACAAACGAGTGGAAACGCATCGCCTTTACAGGTGATCTCTACGATGAGTCGGTGCGATACGGCAAGAGGAAGGTCGAACGCGAGATAGAAGATACCGTCAACGTATGGTCCGCGAACGAGGATGAcgtaaattttggaaaaatcaaTGACGAGGACGAATCTCTTCAGGATGTGCCGAAAAAACGTGTCCGAATTCGAGTGCCCGTGGTTCGCAGCAGAAGCGCTAGACAACACAAGCTTACGGTTGTCAAACGTAGACCTTTGACATCTCGCACGACAGACGATTTCGCGTACGTCACGTCCACCGAACAAACACCACGTAGAGTCGTGGTGACGCGCGTCAGGACTCTCGAATCGGACAAATCGATCGATCCGTCCGATACTCTAGACTCTGTTGATTATCAGGCTGCCTTCGGAAAGCATAAAGTAACTATAACCAGACGCAGAAAGCTTCAATCCACGTCGATGTCAATCAAAGATAAAGTTAGAGTTACTAGAAAGAAGCTAGTTGCGGTGCGACCGATACTACCGACGCCTACTGTTGCCATTATCACCACCGGATTCTTTACCGCATCTTCCTTCGATTATGATGACGAATATTCAGACGAGGAAGATGAAAACGAACACACGACCATTAAAGAGGAAGATCATATTTTCGTTACGCCTAGTCTTGAAGAAACGCCGAATCTTATTGACAATAAGCCGGAAACGAATCATACATCGTTGGAAGCCAGTTCAATCGTATCTAAAGAAAGCACATCAGATACGCCGGTGATTATTACCGACAACTTCTTTTTCCCTCCGTCTGATGACGAGAAGGATGAAGAATACGAAGACGATTATTTCGACACGACTacgaaatatgataatattactaCAATCAGTCAAATCACATCGGATAAACCATCTAAGCAAGAATCTGATAACGCGTCGATTAATGTAACAGAATTGATCGATACTTCTTTAGAAAATGTCAATATTACCGCAAAAGTATCCGAGACGACCGTATTGAATGAAGATGTACCAGCtactgaatttatttttatagaaaaagataaatctgTAACAAAAGAATATACGACTACTGCCAGCCCTGAAGAGCAAACCACTTTCATAGACGACGTCACTTCATTAAACGCGCCTGAATCCACCGAATCTACAAGCCTTGCCGATGAAGAAGATACTACAGAAATATCTAAAACGACGGAAGTCTATATTTTATCCGATGCGAAAGGAGAGACTGAAGAATCTCTCGAAGATACCGGGCACGACATGATACCGGAAACGACCAGCGAAATCCCGGAAGAACTGCTAACAGTACGGCCCATACGACCGGACGTTAAAATTGACTCTAACTCAAGTCAGATTTCTCTAGTCGAGACCGTTCTTTTATCCGACGCCACATTCGCGTCGAGTGTTATACCACTCGCGACTACGAAATTATCGTCCAATTATCCCTCCGATTCGCACATACCTAGCGTGATACCCCTCGGCGCGAATTACGCTCACGAGACAAAATTATCGGTCCGCAAAACCTCCGTACTTGACACAATTCCCGTGACGAAAGTCACGACCAAGATCGCTTCGCCTACGCCGGAGGAAATCGAGGCCGGACTAACGGACGATCTTTACCTGTCACTGTCCCGCCTCGATTTCCCCGAGATTTTGCCGTCAAAACCAGCCACGGTCGGCTTAGAGACAAAATCTACTCCGGATCTCACGTTAGAGCCAAGTACGAGTGTTTATTACACGGAGACGGTAGTGACGTCGACGCGACTAAGAACGTACACGTACGTGGTGACACAACAGAATGGACTGGAGACTAAAGTGACATCGTCGACGACCGTACGACCGAGAGTGACGACACTTACGTTGACGGTGCCCGTCACGGTGACTGTCACTCCTACCGTGGAGTCGTCAGCCGACTTCGTATCGTCTGTGTATAATCCAGTACCCGTTGCCGGTGAGTAGCCCTTTTACCCTTCTGAGACCTTTTTTTTTGCGACGATCACATCGTGTCCTCGAAAACGTTACAGTCTTTCTGAAAATtctagaaaatattcaaatatctcgttaaaattgtattattcgagatttataaaattccaataaaaggaaaaaacctacaaataaataaaaacagtcATTTTAACGTTGAATGCACACGGTGATCGCCGtagtatgtaatataatccTTAGactaataaacttttttttcgctATAGAGACTTCCTGATTCTCGATTACGTGAATTCGATTAGACCAAACGGACTGTCAGACTGTACAAATGCTCTGTTAAATActgtgttatatatacatatatatataaaattggctTTTGgtaatctaaatttttccTATACATTACACTCAACCCTGTATATGAAatgtacatattgtatatgacAAAAAATGACGCTGTACATATCTAaatttgcgtttttttttttcttgttgtaCGATATTAATCACACTGTGTGtgtaaactatataattttatcgattatattttgtaaaaatttttcgtacGTTTGATTGTATTCCGAATACACtattctctttaataataatacagataCTTGATCGCGCGATATTAATTTGTGCCACACAAACACAATATATAGGTAAgcttatatctttttattaaaaaagatattttatttcatgtatacaatatttttcgagaaatgTAATATCGTGCTATTGCGAGGTAATTTTCCCCTCACATATGCAACACATTGTGATATATCGTTGTTTATGGAATCGTAACGACAGGAGAATATGAGGCGAAGGATGAAGAGGAAGGACGCAGGTTCAATCTAGCAACCCGCGTAATGTCAAACGGCGTGGAAGTCATCGTCGCGGGACCCACTCCGGCTCTGCGATGGGAGAATTCGAATCCTCAACCTACCCTCACCTTGTCAGACGCGGTGGTCATGCTTCTGCCGCAGGATAAACCGAACGAGTTTGTCACGAAAACTTGCACAACAACTTTCACGTATCTCAGCACGATCACCAAGGATGGAACGACTACCGTCACTACAGAGCAGCAGGTGCTTACGCACATACACACCTGAACACgtttactttttcaaaaaataaaatatatatacattaaacatttaagTTTTATTCCAATTTTGCCGTTATAAGTTAAcagtaataatttcaaattaatatctcagagaatattttatctaacttGTATCTAAagtgtttttatttctatattgacgaggtataaaaaaattatattgtaaaaattataaaatggacaaaGAAGATGGATGTATTACAAGTTGTTCAAGTCATTTTTTCCACGCAATAAAAACACGGTATTGATAGAGCTCACAAtgttacttattaaaaaaaattattcattaaatactatctattaaaagaaagatataagtaatctttataaaaaaaataattaaaagatcatTTTAACCAAAAAATTTAGTctctttaaatgaaataatatttttcttatattctcATATTATAAGTAGCAATGGAAACGCTTTACagatgtcaaatttttttaataactcgtataaaaacttgtataaaactggttagtatattaatataataatttttttattttctttttatataggtTGTAGCAAACACGGCGACAGAGGAACGACATAGAAAACCCGGCTCCGAGACGGCAGCTGTGACTCTGGAAGCGTCCCCGACTTTACGTACCGAAGTATTTAAAACGACTTACACATATCTGACCTTGAACACGGATCATCCGGATGTACAAGACGCTTTGGAAAGTAGCACGAAAGTTATAACAAACACGGTTACCGCACCGCAGCATTACTTGGACATGATTCTCGAGCCATCAGAAGCTCCGCGACCGGAAACAAATACATATCTCAGTACCAGAGTAttagaaaaaacatttatggAAGAAGGTCGAACGAAAATAGAAACGGTCAGCGACACGATTACCCAGGTTAGCTGGCTTTTCCACAAATTCTACCctcattatcatattatataattttttaattatcggcCCTTactattaaatgtataatttttttcgtctttttttttttctttagctgATTGTAACAGAATCAGCACCTCCACCACGACCGACCAGCGTCACAACTACCTTGACTGCCTTGGACAATACTGACGGTACCGTGACAGATATAACAAAAACATATTACATCACGTATacgtattttaatacattccTAGAAAAGGGTAGCACGGTAGTTCGTACGAACGTGGCCACATCGACTGATGTAGTATTAGAGAAAGTGCCGGTGAAAAAAACCACCATGACAACGGCTCCAATTAATCCTACGCAAGAACCTATACAGATTTTTGCTACCAAAACATATCTTACAACCTTCACTTATTTTACGACGCTACTGCAggtaattattgattttttataatggaattatatatatgtgtaatatatacctttaacatttttttgtctcttttttattttaggctGGCCCGGATGGAGAAACGTCAACCACCGTGACATCTCGTTCGCATATCGTTGAGAATGTCGTAACGGAATCGATAGCGCCGAGTTTATTAGATGCCGACTACATGAATGCTCTATTGACGACTGCACACCATTCCGATCCGGTGAAAAATGTCGTCACAGGCTCGACGATTATCTTTTTCGACGAGGAGGATCAGATTGATCCAACAGCGACCTCAAATCTCCCGGAATCAACTTCTTTCacggatataaaaaaatacgagaaGAGTGTCACGAGCACAACTATAATGTCGACAGATACGGTGTCGCAGAATGTTAGTTCTGATGTGAAACCAGCAGATTCAAACAATAATCaggtacattttatttataagcttcttctaataaatttttttaaaaatgctgACGTTTCTCTCACGTAATTATGTacgaaaatttcaatatatgtcaaaattttcTACACTTTTCTATAGGATAATAATGGCACGCTATCAACTGACGAGCCACAAAACAAACGTCCGAATTCTCAATCCGGGGAAGATCTTCAAGTCAGTAATCTTCTTAGTCTGGGTTCTTTAGGGATAAACAGCTTGTCTGCCTTGGGACCGGTGATTACGGCGATGGCTGGATTGCTGCAGGCGAAAAGCACTGCCTCTCGTAGAAACGACACCGTATCTATCGCCGAAACTCAAGAAGTCACGACACAACGGTCGCCAATTTACATACCCGTTGCAGAATTTGCTGATGGTGATATAGAAACCGCTGAAAGTCAACACATCggtaaggtttttttttttccccataatcgttattaatattttatccgaTGTCTTGCAAAAAATTGCTCTTTTTAGCTGCTCATCTGGCAAATCTCAATCACAACTACATAGCCGAAACGCGTCACAAGGTAACCAGCAGTCTTGCAGACGGCATACCGATATCTCCGGGCGAAATAATCACGGCAAACAGCGATGTAATCATAGGAAAACCGGGCAAAACGGCACCGAGATTACCgcagacatttttgaaagACGAAAAGCACATCGGCATGAAACCTCCGCCTTTACCGGTACCGAATATTCCGGTGCATCCTGTGTTAGAAGTTTTGGAGAACGATCGCGACGATGTACAAACACAACAAACCGTGCAAGGTCCGCAAGTGCAGATTTTGCCGGCCCATCAGATTTACGAGGAACATTTAAAAGTACCAGTCTCAATTCCTCTTGATATTCCAAAACATCCAGTCTCTAAGCAGCCTCAAAAACTGCTTCCCGTTCAATCGATGCCGCCCAATAGAATTGTCTCGAAACAAGATATCTTGGAAAACGATCCTTTGCTGAAGCCGCCCGATAGACCGAATGTGGAACAATATGCAAATCCCAATGTGAATCTTAAAATTCCGGAATGGAGTTCGGAGAAATATAGAAGACCTTGGAGTGCCAAAGATCCTTTAACACCGCCTTTATCACCTGCGAGATTTGACGAAGTATGTTTGccttttgtatattattcctCCGTATATATCCgagaaaaaatacatgtataattaaatataaatatatatacaattatatattaaatatatgtccacatatatttattttcttgtatatattctatctctaaaaaaaaaaatagaaaaaagaaaaataattaaaaggataatttttgcatcgttcttttttttttggaaaaagtgAAATCTGTCttctttctataattttatttttaagaaaattatgcaaaattattattattattatttctgtacGGACAAAGATTATGtaatacaagataaaaaaaaaaacatatgtatatgtgtggacatattttatatataattaaacatacatatatatattcgattatatgtatataaaatttttttccggaGTATTTATTTGCGCAGCGTGTATGCATGGCAATACatgataatttctttaaagattCATCCGGAAAAACCGATTGAGATATCTCGTCCGACTGTGTTGTCTTCAGAAGAACAGAAACGACCACCGTGGGCACAAAAAGATCCTTTATTACCGGATActtctattattatacaggGCTCAGAATCAAAGCCGTTACCAACCGAGCCGATAGTTCATCAAGTCCCACATGTCATTGATAGGTCGACGGGACAACCTCTATTGGTCAATATTCAACCAAGTCAAGTAGCTAATGTCGTAATTCCTCAGGGTGGCACGCAAGCTCTGATTTTTGGAGACACCAATGAACCTCATATAAGTGGTCAATATTTTGACGATCCTTCACCTTATCCAGAACCTGAAGCTGGGCCAGGTTTCGTTGGTATTCAaaaggtatatataataatttttaaatatctttctttttgttatgAAGAGGTGAATTTTATGCTGCTATAAATATGCTTAGGTCGAGGACTTGGTACAATATTCAAGCGAGAAAAATCCAGCTAATTACATGGTTCCTCCGTCACCACCTGCTACTTTCAAGCCTGGTTCTTCGAAACCAGGTTTCTCCAGTCATTCGCACGTTATCCTGTTGTCGCCCGTACACGGAAGGCCGCAAGAAATGCCAGAAACGCCCTTAATACGACCCGACAAAAGACCTTCGGAAATTCATTTCATTAAACGTCCTGACGGACCCGGAACTTCCAGTCAAGGCCACGTCCATAGAGAAATTCTCGTACATCATAAACCAGAGACAGTAAACATTCGACCACAACCCGCTCCTCATCCACCTATTCATTCCGTCCATCAATCGCCAGTGCGTGGTCATTTCTCAAACGGTCAGAATCCGACAGAACAAGTTCCACCGAGACGCGCAGAGGTCTCGACCGAGGCACCACATCGTTATATCTTCCTTGGAAAACCGGATTCTGGAAACGAGATATCGTTAGGTGCCAACTGGAAATCTGATAAAAAGCCAATTAGATTCGCGTTAAACAATCGACCGAGACCGCGACCGATATTAAGACCAACCACTAACCGTCCTTTAGACAGGCATGTCTTCATAGAACGACCAACTGGATATCCCGCGATCAGGAAACCAACGTATTCTGGATCGCAAAGACCTCCGGTAAACACGCAGCATACTTTTACATTACCACATCGTCCGTCAATGAATTCTCAGTCTTATCAGGAACCTACTCGAATACCGTCTAAAGTGTTTACTCTTCAAAGCGGAAATCAAAATAAACCGTCGCATATTTATTCGGACAAAGTACAGAATATTGGACATTCGCCAAGTGAACAGAACGATAATGTGCCTACTGGAGCGATAGAATATCACAATCCTTTATATCCAAGTTCgatattggaaaataataaacattctcACATATCTACTACGGAAACACCAGAAGATCATTCTAAAAAATGGCAGATAGAAGAGACGTTGGATATTGATTCTGACATCGGTGCTTCAGAATATGTCAATTATCAGAATCATTATCATGTAAAAGGAAACAAGAGCCAGGAAAATGAtaaccaaaataaaaaaaatacgatagATTCTATGTATTCTCCAAGTATTAATCAAACTTTGAAACCACAAATTTTGTATGGAACAGCCATGAACAAACCTTTGGAAATTGAGCAAGAGCAGggcataatttataaacacgAAATAAAGCCATTGTTGCAAGGACCTTACGGTTCCAATATCTACAACACGAGACCTTACGAATTACCTATAGTACAAGGAAAACCTTTCGGCGTTTACAACAGTCACACAGTAGATCAAGTCACTTACGGTTACaaacgaaaagaaaataaacctGATTACGAAATAGTTCACGGCATACCTGCACCTCATAATGACAATATAAAACCGGTTAAGAAGACGCAAGACGGACAAGCCACGACGCTAAATTCGCTCGTACGCGACGACACTATCGATCTAAAGCCACCAGCAATTACACCTCAATTCGGCGCGGAAGTAGATAGGCCAGGCAGACCGTTTTCCAGACCGATTAGACCTGATTCGAGGCCCGTGATATATCTCAAACCGGAAATATTAACGAAACCTCCGATTAAATTAGAAGTCAGACCTGATTATGCTACAAAACGTCCAGAAAATGTCAAACCGAACGCtggagaaacttttatcaatcAGACATTAAATTacggaataaaattgaatcacGAGCTCCAGAATTGGAACACAGATGTAGTGATGTCGGATATAAAATCTCAACAGAAGATATCAACGGGACATAATTCTCGAATTCCTGAAATTACCATGAAAATAGctgagaataaaaatgttaccaCATCTCGTCCGATCGGCAATAAACGTCGACCGGAACACGGAACGTACACAAGGATTCATCCGGAATATCCTCATCTTCTGACGAAACCAAAACCTCAAGTGCCAGAACCGGTAATCATCTCGAGCGACACCGCGGGGGTAGAAACGCACGATCGTCCAAACAAGTTCTCCATGTCGGTCGAGGCTACGGGCGAGGAAGTTGACAGCAAGACGCAAACCGAAAGACCGCCAAGTATGCTAGTCACGAAGAACAATTTGCTACACAACAAGAAGAACGACGAAACATTGAACACAGCGTATCAAACGAATTTTGCTTCGTCGGATTCCCAGGAGCGGGACGAAATCGAAACGCGGCCGGTGAATAACAAGGAAATGAATGTTCCCTCCAGAAATATGATGCCACCGCCCTTGAATGCAGCAGCCGGATCGAATAAATCGAACAAAAACGAGCAAGACGGACTTAAACCTCCGCCGCCACCGACGCCGCCGTCGAGCAATGTACTCGGATTGTCCCCGCCGCCGGTAGACATCACTACTACTCGTGTGTCGGTAGACGACAGATTCGCCCTGGTGACGCCTGACCAATCGGGTCTCAAACCTCCAAAATATATACCTTTGAAGGAATCGACGACGGTTGCACCACCCCTGCCTAGCACAAATATGGTACCACCCAGTCCAAGGCCGTCACTCACGAGACCTTTCCTCGTGGAACTGCTGTCGcaagtaagaaaataaattgtaaatgtatactgaacatttttttaaacaatttaagattgtaaattatttatcctcatatataattataaaataatataatattgtaatataacattataatataaaaatatattataattatagataaaataaaaataacatctaATGTATCTTAGGATATGGTACCACCGCCACCGGTATTAACAACGACAAGACCGCTTGAGATCGCTACCGTACGACCAGCCGTCGCGGTTTCCGGTTCTATACAAATAGCGACTGCTGTTGCCACTTCTCATATTCCGGTGGTTCAAGATATTGAGTCAAAGATACCAATTATTCACGGTACTGTTGACCTTCCGGTCGTAATCGACGTTCCCGATATTCTTCGATCCACGGAAACACGGAAGACCGAACACGTTAGCGTTTATACCGCGCGACCTTTCGATACAAGACCCGTGTCTaggtaatgtaaattatacttGATAAATCCCGATGAAATTCTATCATGAACGcgcgaaatataataatttataattttactactaCATTTTAGAAACTCCATTCAAACAACATCGACATTGTCTACAAATATGATAATACCGACAAAGCTAAGACCACCTCAAATTAGTTATATTCAACCGAGCAGATCATCGACGATCCATCGTGATGTCGAACCGACAAGGTCGCATATATCAGATATTCCTCCAAATCCTGTTAAACGGCCTGAGCATCCTGTATACTTGGAATCCAGTTACGAGAGCATCCTACCGTCAACAAGAGTGGAACCCACCGAGTCTTTAACATTCGCTGCAGAAACGAATCAAAAGAAACAACAACAGTCGACGGTGTCCAACATCAAGACACAAAAACCGCACGCAACCCAATACAATACAGTAAACAGAACAGCGAACGAAGAATCATCGATAATCGTTACCAGGGTCGATAGTTCCATCACTAAAGTAACCAGTACATTGATACCAATGCCAAATAATAAGATCCGTTTCGAAATAACTAATTCAGTTACGCAATTCAcgaaaaatattgagaaaactACAACTAGTGTCGCCAAAGAAGAGTCCAGCGTAACTTTACGTATGAAACCCAAAGAGGTACGAGCGTCTCCATATGATAGTAGatgatagattatttatattatttttagatttttttttcttatctttcgaAAAACCatgttaattatatgcatTAACCAGGTGACGCGGTTCAAGACATCGACGATAACGAGAACTAAGACATCGGTACTGGGTTCGCCACCAACGACGAGGACACTTCTACTCACGCATACGATGACCACGACGACTGTGGAGACGGTAACAGAAACATTGCTGCGTCCAACAAGCGTTGTGTCTACAGTAACTTCGACCATCTTACAACCGATCGTTACAAGGATACCTTCAACTTACGATAATGTGGATAATGATTCGATATTTGTCGTCATGAGCGATCAGAAACCACCCGCGCCTGGAGCGGAAGAGGTAAAAAatcctaaaataaatatatgatgcatatatgtatacatatatatgtgtatgtctcactttctttaaaatgcgaattttcaatcaataatttctgtcagcaaaaaaaataaataattaattaattaattatattaattatttatatttctatataaaagtataattaataaactataattaatcaattaatgtaacataattataacagATGTAATTTGCATGGATGGACATATCTCGTTTGAATTTCAGGTGGAGGCTGAATACGGAGAGGAAGTGTCTCGTGACGAACAAGATCCGACAGGCAATGAAATTCACAGAGTATTGGCA
This sequence is a window from Anoplolepis gracilipes chromosome 10, ASM4749672v1, whole genome shotgun sequence. Protein-coding genes within it:
- the LOC140670450 gene encoding uncharacterized protein isoform X1, yielding MGDDMWRLWFTKLLLLVTLLLTITSQTRSEDAVLSNNIRASRIERDLEGDLYDESVRYGKRKVEREIEDTVNVWSANEDDVNFGKINDEDESLQDVPKKRVRIRVPVVRSRSARQHKLTVVKRRPLTSRTTDDFAYVTSTEQTPRRVVVTRVRTLESDKSIDPSDTLDSVDYQAAFGKHKVTITRRRKLQSTSMSIKDKVRVTRKKLVAVRPILPTPTVAIITTGFFTASSFDYDDEYSDEEDENEHTTIKEEDHIFVTPSLEETPNLIDNKPETNHTSLEASSIVSKESTSDTPVIITDNFFFPPSDDEKDEEYEDDYFDTTTKYDNITTISQITSDKPSKQESDNASINVTELIDTSLENVNITAKVSETTVLNEDVPATEFIFIEKDKSVTKEYTTTASPEEQTTFIDDVTSLNAPESTESTSLADEEDTTEISKTTEVYILSDAKGETEESLEDTGHDMIPETTSEIPEELLTVRPIRPDVKIDSNSSQISLVETVLLSDATFASSVIPLATTKLSSNYPSDSHIPSVIPLGANYAHETKLSVRKTSVLDTIPVTKVTTKIASPTPEEIEAGLTDDLYLSLSRLDFPEILPSKPATVGLETKSTPDLTLEPSTSVYYTETVVTSTRLRTYTYVVTQQNGLETKVTSSTTVRPRVTTLTLTVPVTVTVTPTVESSADFVSSVYNPVPVAGEYEAKDEEEGRRFNLATRVMSNGVEVIVAGPTPALRWENSNPQPTLTLSDAVVMLLPQDKPNEFVTKTCTTTFTYLSTITKDGTTTVTTEQQVVANTATEERHRKPGSETAAVTLEASPTLRTEVFKTTYTYLTLNTDHPDVQDALESSTKVITNTVTAPQHYLDMILEPSEAPRPETNTYLSTRVLEKTFMEEGRTKIETVSDTITQLIVTESAPPPRPTSVTTTLTALDNTDGTVTDITKTYYITYTYFNTFLEKGSTVVRTNVATSTDVVLEKVPVKKTTMTTAPINPTQEPIQIFATKTYLTTFTYFTTLLQAGPDGETSTTVTSRSHIVENVVTESIAPSLLDADYMNALLTTAHHSDPVKNVVTGSTIIFFDEEDQIDPTATSNLPESTSFTDIKKYEKSVTSTTIMSTDTVSQNVSSDVKPADSNNNQDNNGTLSTDEPQNKRPNSQSGEDLQVSNLLSLGSLGINSLSALGPVITAMAGLLQAKSTASRRNDTVSIAETQEVTTQRSPIYIPVAEFADGDIETAESQHIAAHLANLNHNYIAETRHKVTSSLADGIPISPGEIITANSDVIIGKPGKTAPRLPQTFLKDEKHIGMKPPPLPVPNIPVHPVLEVLENDRDDVQTQQTVQGPQVQILPAHQIYEEHLKVPVSIPLDIPKHPVSKQPQKLLPVQSMPPNRIVSKQDILENDPLLKPPDRPNVEQYANPNVNLKIPEWSSEKYRRPWSAKDPLTPPLSPARFDEIHPEKPIEISRPTVLSSEEQKRPPWAQKDPLLPDTSIIIQGSESKPLPTEPIVHQVPHVIDRSTGQPLLVNIQPSQVANVVIPQGGTQALIFGDTNEPHISGQYFDDPSPYPEPEAGPGFVGIQKVEDLVQYSSEKNPANYMVPPSPPATFKPGSSKPGFSSHSHVILLSPVHGRPQEMPETPLIRPDKRPSEIHFIKRPDGPGTSSQGHVHREILVHHKPETVNIRPQPAPHPPIHSVHQSPVRGHFSNGQNPTEQVPPRRAEVSTEAPHRYIFLGKPDSGNEISLGANWKSDKKPIRFALNNRPRPRPILRPTTNRPLDRHVFIERPTGYPAIRKPTYSGSQRPPVNTQHTFTLPHRPSMNSQSYQEPTRIPSKVFTLQSGNQNKPSHIYSDKVQNIGHSPSEQNDNVPTGAIEYHNPLYPSSILENNKHSHISTTETPEDHSKKWQIEETLDIDSDIGASEYVNYQNHYHVKGNKSQENDNQNKKNTIDSMYSPSINQTLKPQILYGTAMNKPLEIEQEQGIIYKHEIKPLLQGPYGSNIYNTRPYELPIVQGKPFGVYNSHTVDQVTYGYKRKENKPDYEIVHGIPAPHNDNIKPVKKTQDGQATTLNSLVRDDTIDLKPPAITPQFGAEVDRPGRPFSRPIRPDSRPVIYLKPEILTKPPIKLEVRPDYATKRPENVKPNAGETFINQTLNYGIKLNHELQNWNTDVVMSDIKSQQKISTGHNSRIPEITMKIAENKNVTTSRPIGNKRRPEHGTYTRIHPEYPHLLTKPKPQVPEPVIISSDTAGVETHDRPNKFSMSVEATGEEVDSKTQTERPPSMLVTKNNLLHNKKNDETLNTAYQTNFASSDSQERDEIETRPVNNKEMNVPSRNMMPPPLNAAAGSNKSNKNEQDGLKPPPPPTPPSSNVLGLSPPPVDITTTRVSVDDRFALVTPDQSGLKPPKYIPLKESTTVAPPLPSTNMVPPSPRPSLTRPFLVELLSQDMVPPPPVLTTTRPLEIATVRPAVAVSGSIQIATAVATSHIPVVQDIESKIPIIHGTVDLPVVIDVPDILRSTETRKTEHVSVYTARPFDTRPVSRNSIQTTSTLSTNMIIPTKLRPPQISYIQPSRSSTIHRDVEPTRSHISDIPPNPVKRPEHPVYLESSYESILPSTRVEPTESLTFAAETNQKKQQQSTVSNIKTQKPHATQYNTVNRTANEESSIIVTRVDSSITKVTSTLIPMPNNKIRFEITNSVTQFTKNIEKTTTSVAKEESSVTLRMKPKEVTRFKTSTITRTKTSVLGSPPTTRTLLLTHTMTTTTVETVTETLLRPTSVVSTVTSTILQPIVTRIPSTYDNVDNDSIFVVMSDQKPPAPGAEEVEAEYGEEVSRDEQDPTGNEIHRVLAGGVLGAPTVPLTPVANQCTPECKSSKSEICAEIGTEMRCVCRPGFARMFPDRPCKPTYTYTLRVGLDRIGHEFVAYETALNDSASPTYKRLAVPTKEALDRTLMQSDLRDVYRGLKIAGFTPDPTKVEFHVQLSDNANETRLKEVLRKYLIASNYSLGGTEVYASKNLDLVEAIDFDECVSKEDGPHHDCSPHAACFNLRGSYQCSCREGWADLSENPAYPGRVCSQAPLGCAGCSNKGHCVTNSLGQEMCECFPWHSGQRCQVNLKVLLIALVTTGAILLGLLAICLGMTCFRHPGRNRKTGDRRAMIPGTGGDTSSEGSVTDLAIPHHVPHILPPPPQMIAPLPPNKRPIRKISAKPRQPPRKATMISAAIPMNDDQRDRSLTVMIPRAKYRSAPQSPQNYKAGMSTFAAEEHKLINYLDNGASCPGNRKPSISSMKDCKEADLQGARNPVTPTGALVSAGFQVSATVTRTLDAESTLARSCGETTVEPATKVLRSGDLQVDLDSTLARSCGETTIQAPTKLLRLDLGEAGSTLARSCGETTIQPPTKVAAARRNSGVKDTRDNRDTRDNRDSASEGHTMAERDLGSTLRLPAQHPPLYSPDRTSDRESNFDSL